In Anguilla rostrata isolate EN2019 chromosome 1, ASM1855537v3, whole genome shotgun sequence, a genomic segment contains:
- the LOC135239179 gene encoding B-cell receptor CD22-like: protein MVNPGTVTEGQSVRLTCSTTCTLTGSPAFIWYRDGSPLSFTDQSHLFTASSEDAGRYSCAVKGYELQSPAVALNVRYPPKSISVSVSCSDEIVEGSSVTLTCMNNANPPVQRYAWFKKTGSAFSWRGSEWSYTIKNITLQDVGEYTCQAENVIGTNRSPPKCLDVQYSPKNISVSVSPSGEIVEGSSVTLTCSSDANPPVQNYIWYRRTGSTFQWRGSKWSYTINTFTLQDVGKYYCEAQNRFGAKKSPPKHLNVQCEYISASLLQTHRAESQCLWETSQQ from the exons ATGGTGAATCCTGGCACagtgacagagggacagagtgtgagaCTGACCTGTAGCACCACCTGCACTCTGACTGGCAGCCCAGCCTTCATCTGGTACAGGGACGGATCTCCTCTGTCCTTCACTGATCAGAGTCACCTGTTCACAGCCAGCAGTGAAGATGCAGGCAGATACTCCTGTGCTGTGAAAGGCTATGAGCTTCAGTCCCCTGCAGTGGCTCTGAATGTGAGAT atcctcctaaGAGcatctcagtatcagtgagttGCTCTgatgaaatagtggagggcagttcagtgactctgacctgcatgaataatgccaacccaccagtgcagagataCGCCTGGTTTAAGAAGACTGGATCTGCATTCTCATGGAGAGGATCAGAATGGAGTTACACTATTAAAAACATAACACTGCAGGATGTAGGAGAATACACCTGTCAGGCAGAGAATGTGATTGGGACAAACAGATCTCCTCCTAAATGCCTcgatgtgcagt attccCCCAAAAAcatctcagtatcagtgagcccctctggtgaaatagtggagggcagttcagtgactctgacctgcagcagtgatgccaacccaccagtgcagaatTACATCTGGTATAGGAGGACTGGATCAACATTCCAATGGAGAGGATCAAAATGGAGTTACACCATTAATACATTCACACTGCAGGATGTAGGAAaatactactgtgaggcacAGAATAGGTTTGGGGCAAAAAAATCTCCTCCTAAACATCttaatgtgcagtgtgagtatatcagtgcatctctgcttcagacacacagagcagagagtcagtgtCTTTGGGAAACATCACAGCAGTAA